The following coding sequences lie in one Rickettsia hoogstraalii genomic window:
- a CDS encoding autotransporter outer membrane beta-barrel domain-containing protein yields MGSYGRSRVKNYEKRKVYTDDQTAIGKFNNTSYSGELLGGYNYLISNFTAITPMIGTRYATFKNNSYKETGTTFQNLSVRKKSYDRFEGIAGLKGVTNFFVKDVKMKPELYGFVNYDFKGKLPNTDARLDGIDEPLTTVKFKPTKLNYNLGGSLSVQYNMMEFGIRYNLSLAQKYIANQGSLRLKVNL; encoded by the coding sequence ATAGGCTCATACGGTAGAAGTAGAGTTAAGAATTATGAAAAACGTAAGGTTTATACGGACGATCAAACTGCAATCGGTAAATTTAATAACACTTCTTATAGTGGTGAATTACTTGGCGGTTATAATTATTTAATATCTAACTTTACTGCTATAACACCGATGATCGGAACTCGTTATGCTACATTTAAAAATAATAGTTACAAAGAAACAGGTACTACTTTCCAAAATTTATCCGTTAGAAAAAAATCATATGATAGATTTGAAGGCATAGCTGGATTAAAAGGTGTAACTAACTTCTTTGTAAAAGACGTAAAAATGAAACCGGAATTGTATGGTTTTGTAAATTATGATTTTAAAGGAAAATTACCGAATACCGATGCACGGCTTGATGGAATAGATGAGCCGCTTACAACAGTTAAATTTAAACCTACAAAACTAAATTATAATTTAGGCGGGAGTCTTTCTGTTCAATATAATATGATGGAGTTTGGTATTAGATATAATTTATCCCTTGCGCAGAAATACATAGCTAATCAAGGTTCTTTAAGGCTTAAGGTAAATCTGTAA
- a CDS encoding type II toxin-antitoxin system PemK/MazF family toxin — translation MVNINRFDILLISLVPTKGTEINKTRPCVVISPNEMNKYINTLIVAPMTSKIKNYPTRVTVTFDGKKGNIVLDQIHTIDKSRIIKKLGTLDNETINLVFKTLKAIFT, via the coding sequence ATGGTAAATATTAACAGATTCGATATATTACTTATTTCTCTTGTTCCGACTAAAGGAACGGAAATAAATAAGACTAGACCTTGCGTTGTTATTTCTCCTAATGAAATGAATAAGTATATTAATACTCTTATTGTTGCTCCTATGACGAGTAAAATTAAAAACTATCCAACTCGTGTTACGGTTACTTTTGATGGTAAAAAAGGCAATATCGTATTAGATCAAATTCATACTATAGATAAATCTAGAATTATAAAAAAACTTGGAACTTTAGACAATGAAACTATAAATTTAGTTTTTAAGACTTTAAAGGCTATATTTACTTAA
- a CDS encoding AbrB/MazE/SpoVT family DNA-binding domain-containing protein has protein sequence MHAEIIKIGNSRGLRIPKAFLEQCKIKSTVNLTVKNHSLIITPYENIREGWEESFKTMVKKKDDQLLDEDYIDLDTEGWEW, from the coding sequence ATGCACGCAGAAATTATTAAAATCGGTAATTCAAGAGGCTTACGCATTCCTAAAGCTTTTCTTGAACAATGTAAAATAAAAAGTACAGTAAATTTAACGGTAAAAAATCACTCTCTTATAATAACTCCTTATGAAAATATAAGAGAAGGATGGGAAGAAAGTTTTAAAACTATGGTTAAAAAGAAAGATGACCAACTCTTAGATGAAGATTATATAGACTTAGACACAGAAGGCTGGGAATGGTAA
- a CDS encoding Rpn family recombination-promoting nuclease/putative transposase — translation MSEKIKHDKFFQKALANPFVAREFFNMHLPPHIKALFSPTTLTLENDSFIEPNLKESITDVLFSVKINNNESYLYLLLEHQSSSDHLMAFLLFKYMLNIAERHLSLYPNPKKFPFIYPLVFFNDNQKYTAPLNLWDLFENSELVKATWSNDYQLIDLQNIADEKLKQNPWLAILQILMKYIHKPNLFNKW, via the coding sequence ATGTCAGAAAAAATAAAGCATGATAAGTTTTTTCAAAAAGCTTTAGCAAATCCTTTTGTTGCTAGAGAATTTTTTAATATGCATTTACCGCCGCATATAAAAGCTTTATTTTCCCCTACTACCTTAACACTGGAAAATGATAGTTTTATAGAGCCAAACCTTAAAGAATCTATCACGGATGTTTTATTTTCTGTTAAAATTAATAACAACGAAAGTTATTTATATCTACTACTGGAACATCAAAGTAGCTCCGATCACTTGATGGCTTTTCTCTTGTTTAAGTATATGTTAAATATCGCTGAACGACACTTGAGCTTGTATCCTAACCCCAAGAAATTTCCTTTTATATATCCGTTAGTATTTTTTAATGATAATCAAAAATATACCGCTCCTTTAAATTTATGGGATTTATTTGAAAATAGTGAGTTAGTAAAAGCTACTTGGAGCAATGATTATCAACTTATAGACTTACAAAATATAGCTGATGAGAAATTAAAACAAAATCCTTGGCTAGCTATTTTGCAAATTCTAATGAAATATATTCACAAACCTAATTTATTTAATAAATGGTAA